A single genomic interval of Leptospira montravelensis harbors:
- a CDS encoding circularly permuted type 2 ATP-grasp protein, with the protein MMTQDPYHLIGNYKTIPGVYDELYDAEGQIRNKYKFLVKSFQELGPAELVNRRRDTDRILRENGVTYNLYQSDSPEAKERPWDLDLFPLVMESEEWRVLERGLNQRADLLDALVRDVYSKRRLLYEKKIPPEILLNETSFLRACDGMYDSNHFLTKNPALLFFVCDLIRAADGNFYVLNDRVQAPSGSGYSLENRIVLSRIFPSMYRDAMVHRVAVYFRSLRKSLTQLAGVSGREPVIVLLTPGPSNETYFEHAYLAGYLGYTLVQGEDLTVRKNKVYMKTVEGLQQIDLILRRVDDDFMDPLELRGDSLLGVPGLLESVRSGNVKIANPIGTGFLENRALLPFYSDLCRFYLGEDLILPMAPTYWMGTKEHFYLVLQNPEKYVFKTVSRTDEEKPVTFIELSGDRKDSFLQKLKSFPNRFIAQEMIASATVPVLGEHGFRPGRAIMRTFVSSSGSGYQTMAGGLVRVSPSLDDFFITSQRGAWSKDLWVLATETQKEESLLVTKSDQVMISRKSSGVPSRVADNLFWLARYLERSENQTRVIREAVFKILQVEDGYERESLENALKLVTHVTNSYPGFLGDDAGELFLNPFSELQRLTSDRGVVGSLAFHLRSLVIASKSVRDRLSDDMKKILLHLEDQSQHEIESYDQIIDFLQKIVLNLSSLTGLSFENMSREAGWYFLNLGRRIERSINMILMLQGMIRWDSFRDKASFETFLRINDIRLTYNRRYSGKIDQESVLDILLFDTTNPRSFAYQLEQINSDIKFLPGKNEKVVYSEDRAALQLYTHFKMKDISIFFESENPLESVSIWLEELHNHLKNLSDALASRYFNYTEEQTRIGDGNG; encoded by the coding sequence ATGATGACTCAAGATCCTTATCATTTAATCGGAAATTATAAAACGATACCTGGAGTTTATGATGAACTCTATGATGCGGAAGGCCAAATCCGAAATAAATATAAGTTCTTAGTCAAATCATTTCAAGAATTAGGACCTGCAGAACTTGTCAATCGCAGGCGTGATACAGATCGAATTCTTAGAGAAAATGGTGTTACTTATAATTTATACCAATCGGATTCACCTGAAGCAAAAGAAAGGCCTTGGGATTTGGATTTATTTCCTTTGGTTATGGAAAGTGAAGAGTGGAGAGTTTTAGAAAGAGGTTTAAACCAAAGAGCCGATTTGTTAGACGCCCTTGTCAGAGATGTTTATTCCAAAAGACGCCTGTTATACGAAAAAAAAATTCCTCCTGAAATTCTTTTAAATGAAACTTCTTTTTTACGTGCATGTGATGGAATGTATGATTCCAATCATTTCCTAACTAAAAATCCTGCTCTATTATTTTTTGTTTGTGATTTGATTCGCGCTGCTGATGGAAATTTTTATGTTTTAAATGACCGAGTCCAAGCTCCTTCGGGTTCTGGATATTCATTAGAAAATCGCATTGTTTTATCTCGTATTTTTCCAAGTATGTACCGCGATGCCATGGTGCATCGAGTTGCGGTTTATTTCAGATCTCTGCGTAAATCATTAACTCAACTAGCGGGTGTTAGTGGTCGTGAGCCAGTAATTGTTCTTTTGACACCTGGGCCATCTAATGAAACCTATTTTGAACATGCCTATCTTGCTGGTTATTTGGGTTATACACTGGTTCAAGGTGAAGATCTAACTGTTAGAAAAAACAAAGTTTATATGAAAACCGTAGAGGGTTTACAACAGATCGATTTGATTTTACGTCGTGTTGATGATGATTTTATGGATCCATTGGAATTGAGAGGAGATTCCCTTTTAGGAGTTCCTGGACTTTTAGAATCAGTGCGTTCAGGAAATGTAAAAATCGCAAATCCCATAGGAACTGGATTTTTAGAGAACCGTGCCTTATTACCATTTTATTCTGATTTATGCCGATTTTATTTAGGGGAAGATTTAATCCTTCCGATGGCTCCTACCTATTGGATGGGAACAAAAGAACATTTTTATTTGGTCTTACAAAATCCTGAAAAGTATGTTTTTAAAACTGTTTCTCGCACAGATGAAGAAAAACCTGTTACCTTTATCGAACTGAGTGGGGATAGAAAAGATTCATTTTTACAAAAACTAAAATCATTCCCAAATCGATTTATCGCACAAGAAATGATCGCATCAGCCACCGTACCAGTATTAGGTGAACATGGCTTTAGACCTGGACGTGCCATAATGAGAACCTTTGTTTCTTCTTCTGGGTCTGGTTATCAGACTATGGCTGGTGGTTTAGTGAGAGTATCTCCTTCCTTGGATGATTTTTTCATTACGAGTCAAAGAGGAGCTTGGAGTAAAGACCTTTGGGTACTCGCAACAGAAACACAAAAAGAAGAATCATTACTTGTAACAAAATCAGACCAAGTGATGATTTCCAGAAAAAGTTCTGGAGTTCCTAGTCGTGTAGCTGACAACCTTTTTTGGTTGGCAAGGTATTTGGAACGATCCGAAAACCAAACTAGGGTTATACGAGAAGCAGTTTTTAAAATTTTACAAGTTGAAGATGGTTACGAAAGAGAATCTTTAGAAAACGCATTAAAACTAGTAACTCATGTAACTAATAGTTATCCAGGATTTCTTGGTGATGATGCAGGAGAATTATTCCTAAATCCGTTTTCAGAATTACAGCGATTGACTTCGGATCGTGGAGTTGTTGGAAGTTTGGCCTTCCATTTACGAAGTTTGGTGATTGCATCGAAGTCTGTAAGAGATCGCCTTTCCGATGATATGAAAAAAATTCTCCTTCATTTGGAAGATCAGTCTCAACATGAAATTGAATCTTACGATCAAATCATCGATTTTTTACAAAAGATTGTTTTGAACTTATCCTCGCTGACTGGGTTATCTTTCGAAAATATGAGTCGGGAAGCAGGTTGGTATTTCTTAAACCTTGGTCGCCGGATTGAAAGATCTATCAATATGATCTTGATGTTACAAGGTATGATTCGTTGGGATAGTTTTAGGGACAAAGCATCTTTTGAAACTTTTTTAAGAATTAACGATATTCGCTTAACTTACAATAGACGATATAGCGGAAAAATTGACCAAGAGTCTGTTTTGGATATTTTACTATTTGATACAACAAATCCAAGGTCATTTGCTTATCAGTTAGAACAAATCAATTCAGATATTAAGTTTTTACCTGGAAAAAATGAAAAGGTTGTGTATTCAGAAGACCGAGCGGCCTTACAACTCTATACTCATTTTAAAATGAAAGATATATCCATATTTTTTGAATCGGAAAATCCGTTGGAATCAGTTTCTATTTGGTTGGAAGAATTACACAACCATCTGAAAAATTTATCTGACGCATTGGCATCACGTTACTTTAACTACACCGAAGAACAAACAAGGATCGGTGATGGTAATGGCTGA